A genomic stretch from Pochonia chlamydosporia 170 chromosome 4, whole genome shotgun sequence includes:
- a CDS encoding taurine catabolism dioxygenase TauD (similar to Metarhizium robertsii ARSEF 23 XP_007820710.2), whose amino-acid sequence MAPTEIINSAPTLFDARGPVSVVHVEDNHNETLGSVKTTSGSTPVHMPSTLAGPLVWTGSDYPGSNSYSLRLTPADVEQVEKALEAFKALGLDGDEVAKSNFPLPNLTKRLEECSDSLYNGRGFFVVKGIDMTRYSVEDGVVIYLGIASHIGDKRGIQDRQGNVLTHITSSKMWDVPLEKRHGIHSNSALPFHNDMGCDILALQVRQAAHKGGSTFISSTASILSQLLKTESEVVRTLFKPNWPIQYTGRTARHYLAPAMVWHHDRLMTSMDPNRFGPHPSISGSSIPLLDPSQKYALEKVNELAASMELQLDLARGDILFLNNWAFLHRRDKYDDDELTSRHLVRLWLRNTEHGWPVPSKMMPPWQTAYGNENQSRIYALYPLPKYSTPKYSVGSAAFLIEDDDDDKSD is encoded by the exons ATGGCTCCCACCGAAATCATCAACTCCGCTCCAACCCTATTCGACGCCAGGGGTCCAGTTTCAGTCGTACATGTCGAAGACAACCATAACGAGACTCTTGGTTCGGTCAAAACTACAAGTGGAAGCACTCCTGTCCACATGCCCTCGACATTGGCCGGACCACTAGTTTGGACCGGATCGGATTACCCCGGCAGTAACAGTTACTCTCTCCGTCTGACTCCTGCCGATGTTGAACAAGTTGAAAAGGCTCTTGAAGCCTTCAAAG CCCTCGGtcttgatggagatgaggtcGCAAAATCAAACTTCCCACTGCCCAATCTGACGAAACGGCTAGAAGAATGTTCAGATTCTCTTTATAATGGACGAGGATTTTTTGTTGTCAAGGGAATTGATATGACCCGCTACTCTGTTGAAGACGGTGTTGTCATATATCTCGGTATCGCGAGCCACATCGGTGACAAGCGAGGCATTCAAGACCGACAAGGAAACGTCCTCA CACATATTACCAGCTCCAAAATGTGGGACGTGCCCCTGGAGAAACGACACGGCATTCATTCCAATTCGGCTTTG CCCTTCCATAACGACATGGGTTGCGATATTCTTGCCCTCCAGGTTCGCCAAGCAGCCCATAAGGGGGGTTCTACCTTCATCAGCTCCACGGCAAGTATTCTCAGCCAGCTTCTCAAAACGGAGTCCGAAGTTGTTCGGACACTCTTTAAGCCAAACTGGCCAATCCAGTA TACTGGGCGCACTGCTCGCCACTACCTAGCACCGGCTATGGTATGGCACCACGATCGACTGATGACAAGTATGGACCCGAACAGATTCGGTCCCCATCCTTCCATCAGTGGATCGTCCATCCCTTTGCTTGACCCAAGCCAGAAATACGCTCTCGAGAAAGTGAACGAGCTGGCGGCCTCCATGGAACTACAGCTAGATCTTGCCCGTGGCGATATTCTGTTTCTGAATAATTGGGCTTTCCTTCACCGGCGAGACAAATACGACGATGATGAATTGACGTCACGCCATTTGGTTAGACTCTGGCTACGGAATACCGAGCATGGGTGGCCTGTTCCGTCAAAAATGATGCCCCCTTGGCAGACAGCCTATGGAAATGAAAATCAAAGCCGGATATACGCCTTGTATCCCCTGCCGAAATATTCTACTCCCAAATACTCTGTGGGATCGGCAGCATTTCTAattgaggatgacgatgatgacaaaTCGGATTAG
- a CDS encoding phosphatase (similar to Coccidioides immitis RS XP_001242261.1), with the protein MSAKAPDSPQSTHSSSFEPVDLLTTPQSLARAVYARRAEYVRPHKIRVKIGTWNVAACTGTDKDLARWFVDGEGIDKHFATLDLSRNSAVAHDLSASDEQDPDAVRLLGGNEIGLYVLGLQEVVDLNLTKEYMNRAVNIDNSPTGKWQAALEAAMPPGYELVMSEQMTGLLLLIYASPEIAPTITNVSTKQVGTGLLGYFGNKGAVTSRLVLGETTRMVFVNCHLASGAGSSYLDRRCWDVDQILTKTKFDSVVHAGVSEDDGEMIGEEDFAFWFGDLNFRLDGLPGDDIRRLLTLHTRGEYGLSGDKTPRPPEGDGVIVMRSSESDDDTTIKSSVHSREQSFDSETTLPDPDDFPEDPSQDPTSLQATLDSLLPHDQLRRMMVQRKVFHDGWREGPITFLPSYKYDVGTVGLFDSSEKQRAPSWCDRILYRTRKDKQDFDAKAAEEMAVKKRDEEMKSRGMDQDDDVLFSYDPQTDGDEQPETAGYDYDEYDETEDNDLKEIVTKEGYLDRISLDIYTSHQRITSSDHKPIISVFSLEYDAVVPELKAKVHAEVARELDRMENEGRPAITVVMEGGNSANESVVDFGDVSFLKRLTCVVTIANTGSVSASISFVEKPTTDEGDSTALAWLTSTFIRPDDDEAADLSKLVTLEPGETVLAHIQAQVSSISHLRALNDGQASLEDVLVLRVEGGRDHFIPVKAAWQPTCFGRSIDELIRVPDGGIRKFLAEKDIKGAIPYDSEVRCSAPTEFFKLTEAIQTMVERCVADEAMLESMNLPREAGWPFDATTWTAGVAEQDEIKADLVAALDNDLPIADALPVELTSPHKLELLSSLLLLFLASLTDGLVPPLLWAKLSTSLPNLTSLAPTAWPDAKTQILDVFSSAPNHHIAFVFLASTLSRVATELSSATSEPLLPGLSRRLSFRRGEDDSEKKRKLRERKYAEIFGPLAFRTNDRDKATREKERIVVEIFMSREAGG; encoded by the coding sequence ATGAGCGCCAAAGCACCAGATAGCCCTCAGTCTACGCACTCCAGCTCTTTTGAGCCCGTGGACTTGCTCACAACGCCTCAATCTCTTGCCCGGGCCGTCTATGCTCGGCGCGCCGAATATGTTCGGCCGCACAAGATAAGAGTCAAGATTGGCACCTGGAACGTCGCAGCCTGTACAGGGACGGACAAGGACCTTGCAAGATGGTTCGTTGATGGGGAAGGCATTGACAAACACTTTGCGACCTTGGATTTATCTCGAAACTCGGCCGTTGCGCACGATCTTTCTGCTAGCGATGAGCAAGATCCCGACGCAGTCCGTCTTCTAGGCGGCAACGAAATTGGGCTCTATGTACTCGGCTTACAAGAAGTTGTTGACTTGAATTTGACCAAGGAGTACATGAACCGGGCCGTCAATATCGACAACTCTCCGACGGGCAAGTGGCAAGCTGCGCTCGAAGCCGCCATGCCCCCAGGATACGAACTTGTCATGTCAGAGCAAATGACCGGCTTGCTACTACTGATTTATGCGTCTCCCGAGATTGCCCCAACCATCACGAACGTCAGCACAAAACAGGTCGGGACCGGTCTTCTAGGTTATTTTGGTAACAAAGGAGCCGTCACGTCCCGACTTGTTCTGGGTGAAACGACACGAATGGTATTTGTCAACTGCCATCTAGCTAGTGGCGCTGGCTCCAGCTACTTGGATCGAAGGTGCTGGGACGTTGACCAGATTCTTACCAAGACGAAATTCGACTCCGTGGTACATGCTGGCGTTTCCGAGGACGATGGAGAGATGATTGGCGAAGAGGACTTTGCATTTTGGTTCGGAGATTTGAACTTTCGGCTCGACGGGCTTCCTGGAGATGACATTAGAAGACTGCTTACATTACACACAAGAGGGGAGTACGGTCTGTCCGGGGACAAGACTCCACGACCGCCGGAAGGAGACGGCGTGATTGTAATGAGAAGTTCCGAAAGCGATGACGATACCACAATTAAGTCTTCAGTTCACTCACGAGAGCAGAGTTTCGATTCCGAGACTACACTTCCAGATCCAGACGATTTCCCAGAGGATCCCAGTCAGGACCCAACATCCCTTCAAGCGACCCTGGACTCACTCCTTCCCCACGATCAGCTTCGGCGGATGATGGTACAGCGCAAAGTATTCCACGATGGCTGGAGGGAAGGTCCTATTACATTCCTACCATCATATAAATACGATGTTGGAACAGTCGGGCTCTTTGATTCTAGTGAAAAGCAACGAGCTCCGAGTTGGTGTGACCGGATCTTGTATCGAACGCGAAAGGACAAGCAAgactttgatgccaaagCAGCAGAAGAGATGGCGGTGAAGAAACGGGATGAGGAAATGAAGTCCAGAGGAATGGACCAAGACGACGATGTGCTTTTCAGCTACGATCCCCAGACGGACGGCGATGAGCAGCCAGAAACAGCAGGGTATGACTATGATGAATACGACGAAACCGAAGACAATGACCTCAAGGAAATTGTAACCAAGGAAGGATATCTGGACCGAATCTCGCTGGATATTTACACATCACACCAACGCATTACATCGTCAGATCATAAACCCATAATATCTGTCTTTTCTCTCGAATACGATGCCGTTGTGCCAGAGTTAAAAGCAAAAGTTCACGCCGAGGTTGCGCGAGAGCTCGACCGGATGGAAAATGAGGGTCGCCCGGCTATAACTGTTGTAATGGAAGGCGGCAATTCAGCCAATGAGAGTGTTGTCGACTTTGGTGATGTCAGCTTTTTGAAGAGGTTGACGTGCGTTGTTACGATCGCGAATACTGGAAGCGTGTCCGCAAGCATTTCGTTTGTCGAGAAGCCCACAACAGATGAAGGCGACTCAACTGCATTAGCATGGCTGACCTCGACCTTTATTCGAccggatgatgatgaggccgCTGATTTAAGCAAATTGGTTACCTTGGAGCCAGGAGAAACGGTTCTGGCACATATTCAAGCCCAGGTGTCAAGCATTTCTCATCTTCGTGCTCTGAATGATGGACAGGCCAGCCTGGAGGATGTTTTGGTGCTTCGTGTCGAAGGAGGTAGAGATCATTTCATTCCTGTCAAGGCGGCTTGGCAACCCACCTGCTTCGGAAGGTCCATTGACGAACTCATCAGAGTGCCTGACGGAGGCATACGAAAGTTTCTGGCAGAGAAGGATATCAAAGGAGCCATCCCCTATGATTCTGAAGTTCGTTGCTCAGCTCCAACGGAATTCTTCAAGTTGACAGAGGCCATTCAGACCATGGTGGAAAGATGTGTTGCTGATGAAGCAATGCTGGAATCCATGAATCTACCTCGTGAGGCCGGTTGGCCATTTGACGCGACTACTTGGACAGCCGGTGTGGCAGAGCAAGATGAGATAAAAGCAGATCTTGTTGCCGCTTTGGATAACGACCTACCCATTGCTGACGCCTTACCAGTTGAGCTGACTTCTCCACACAAGCTTGAACTGCTGTCGTCGCTGTTGCTTTTATTTTTAGCTTCACTAACGGACGGACTCGTTCCTCCACTCCTCTGGGCCAAGCTGTCCACCTCACTACCAAATTTGACCTCGCTTGCTCCCACAGCATGGCCGGATGCAAAGACCCAAATTCTTGATGTATTCTCGTCTGCACCGAACCATCACATTGCGttcgtcttcttggcttcAACGTTGTCACGCGTAGCTACAGAGCTAAGTTCGGCAACATCGGAACCCCTTCTACCCGGCTTAAGTCGACGATTGAGTTTCCGGAGAGGGGAAGACgacagcgagaagaagaggaaacTTCGAGAACGGAAATATGCCGAAATTTTTGGGCCTCTCGCATTCAGGACAAATGATAGAGATAAGGCAACGAGAGAAAAGGAGCGTATAGTTGTTGAGATATTCATGAGCCGAGAGGCTGGAGGTTAG